The Corynebacterium atypicum genome contains the following window.
ACCATCTGAGCAGGCTGCGTCCTGGTATGACGCCGTCTGCGTGAGCGCATGAAGGAGCGCTGAGAGTTCACATGGCACTGACCAGCGAGATCCGCCATTACGATCCGATCCCCGTCGCTGCGGGCACGACAGTAGGCGCCGCGATGCGCGAGGCAGGCCTGCCGACTAAGGGCGCGGAAGCTATCGTCGTGGCGAAGGACGCCGCCGGCGAGCTGAAAGATCTTTCTTTTGTTCCGGATGCTGACGCCGAGTTTCTCCCCGTCCCCGCGGATTCGGACGACGGCCGCGCGGTGATCCGCCACTCCTGCGCGCACGTGCTTGCGCAGGCAGTGCAGGCGGAATTCCCGGGCACCAAGCTGGGCATCGGCCCGGCGGTGGACAACGGCTTCTACTACGACTTCGACGTGGCGACGCCGTTCACCCCGGAGGATCTGAAGACGCTGGAAAAGCGGATGAAGAAGATCATCAAGTCCGGGCAGCGCTTCGAGCGCCGCGTGTGGCAGTCCGCCGACGAGGCCCGCCAGGCCCTGGCCGACGAGCCGTACAAGCTGGAACTCATCGAGGACAAAGGCAATGTCGATCCGGATTCGGACGAGGCCACCGAGGTCGGTGCCGGGGAGCTGACCGCTTATGACAACGTCAACCCGCGCACCGGCGAGGTGGAGTGGTTCGATCTGTGCCGCGGCCCGCACGTGCCGACCACCCGGTTCATCCCAGCTTTCTCGCTGACGCGCACGTCTGCCGCCTACTGGCGCGGGGACCAGCGCAACGCGGGCCTGCAGCGCGTGTACGGCACGGCCTGGGAGTCTAAGGAAAAGCTTGCGGAGTACGAGCACATGCTCGCCGAGGCGGAGAAGCGCGATCACCGCCGTCTGGGCCAGGAGCTGGATCTGTTCAGCTTCCCCGACGAGGTCGGCTCGGGCTTTCCCGTCTTCCACCCGGACGGTGGAATCGTGCGCCTGGAGATGGAAGAGCACTCGCGCCGGCGTCACCTCGAGGCCGGGTACTCGTTTGTCAATACCCCGCACGTGACCAAGGGCGAGCTGTTTAAGACCTCGGGGCACCTCGACTGGTACGCCGACGGGATGTTTCCCCCGATGCAGCTCGACGGGGAGACGGATGAGGCCGGCAACGTGACCAAACCGGCCCAGGACTACTACGTCAAGCCGATGAACTGCCCGATACACAACCTGATCTTCGCCTCGCGCGGGCGCAGCTACCGCGAGTTGCCGCTGCGGCTTTTCGAGTTCGGCACGGTGTACCGCTACGAGAAGTCTGGGGTGGTCCACGGGCTGACCCGCGCGCGTGGGTTCACCCAGGATGACGCGCACATCTACTGCACGGAGGACCAGCTCGAAGAAGAGCTGACCAGCGTGCTCGAGTTCATCATCTCGCTGTTGCGCGACTATGGCTTGGACGATTTCTACCTCGAGCTTTCGACTAAGGATCCGGAGAAGTTCGTCGGCAGCGACGAGGTCTGGCAGCGGGCAACCCGCATTCTTGCTGACGTCGCGACGAAGTCCGGGTTGGATCTGGTGCCCGACGAAGGCGGCGCCGCGTTTTACGGGCCGAAGATTTCCGTACAGGCCCGCGACGCGATCGGGCGCACGTGGCAGATGTCTACCGTGCAGCTGGATTTCAACTTGCCCGAGCGCTTCGAGCTCGAGTACACCGCACCGGACGGCTCGAAGCAGCGCCCGATCATGATTCACCGCGCGCTGTTCGGATCGATTGAGCGCTTCTTCGGCGTGCTGCTAGAGCACTACGCGGGCGCCTTCCCCGCCTGGCTCGCGCCGCACCAGGTGGTGGGGATCCCGGTCGCCGACGAGTTCAACGCCTACCTCGAGGATGTGGCTCGACAGCTGCGTTCTCGGCGGATCCGGGCCGAGGTGGATACCTCGGATGACCGGATGCAGAAGAAGATCCGCAACCACACCACCGCGAAGTCGCCGTTCATGCTGCTGGCCGGCAAGCGGGACGTGGAGGCCGGGGCGGTAAGCTTCCGGTTCTTGGACGGGACTCAGGTCAACGGGGTACCCGTGGCCAGCGCCGTGGCGGCCATTGCGAGCTGGGTCGAGTCCAGGCGAAACGATCAGCCGACGCAGGAGTCCATGACGGTTCTTCTAGAAGGCGTCGCCGGGGGCGGTGTGCAGGGTGCCTAACATACCGCAGCGCAACGAGGACGCCGGTAAGGAAGGCGAGCCTGCCGGCTGCGTTACCGATCGCGGGGTGGGCGAGCCCGACGGCTTAGAGCGACTCTGGGCTCCCTATCGGATGGACTACATCACGACGCGTCCGGACGGCACGGACGCGAAGAGCGGCGGTTGTTCCAAGGGCAGTGGGGATCCTTTTGTCGACGCGCCGAAGATGAGCGACGAGGACGCGCTGATTGTGGCTCGTGGGCAGGAGGTCTACTGCATCTTGAACCTCTTTCCTTACAACGCCGGGCACATGATGGTGATCCCGTACCGCCAGGTAGTCAACATCGAAGACCTGACCGCGAGCGAGTCACGCGAGATGATGGAGTTTGCCCAGGAGGCGGTGCGCACCTTGAAGCAGGTCTCGCACCCCGATGGCGTCAACATCGGGTTCAACCTCGGGCACGGCTCCGGCGGCTCGGTGCGTTCCCACCTGCATATGCACGTGGTGCCGCGCTGGTCTGGGGACGCGAATTTTATGACGATCCTGGGGGGCACCAAGGTCCTGCCACAGCTGCTTTCGACGACACGGCAGCTTCTGGCAGAGTCTTGGGGGCGCGCGTGCTGAGCGTCGCTGGCCGCAGACCCGCCGCCGTGGTTGTGGAACCGGTGGCACGGGCTGTCCTGCGCGCCGGGCTCACACCTAACGTGGTGACGGTGCTGGGTACGGTGTTGACCTGCGTTGCCACGCTGGTGCTGATCCCGAGCGACCACCTTTTCGCCGCCGCGATCGTGTGCGCGGTGTGCACGAGTGCCGATCTGATCGATGGCACCATGGCCAGGCTGCGCGGCGGCGGCACGGCGTTCGGCGCGACGCTGGACGCGAGCTGCGACAGGATCACCGACGGGGCGCTGTTCGGCGCTATCGTCTGGTGGCTCGTTTTTGTCGACTCCGCTGATCGGCCCACGGTGGCCGCCGCGTTGGTTGTACTTGTCTCCTCGCAGGTGATCTCTTACGTGAAGGCTCGCGGCGAGGCCGGAGGGCTGGCAATCACCGGCGGGCTGATCGAGCGCGCGGAACGGCTCATCGTGGGGCTTGTCGGCCTGGGGCTCGAGGGCCTCGGTGTCGCCTACGCCCTGGAGGTGGCCATCTGGGTGTTGGCCGCCGGCTCAGTTTTTACCGTCTGCCAGCGGTTGTGGCGCGCCTCGAAGGACCCGGGCGCGCGGCGCACAATCGCGCCGCCGGCCGGCGCCACCGACGCTGGCAGCGCGGTTTCGCCGGACGATTCGGCGGCTGGCGCGGCCAAGACTATTCAGAACCGGCGGGGGAGGCGGAAGTGAACAAGCCGTTTTTTGCACCCGACTTTGCGGCGTTGGGCTACTTGCTTGGCTGGCGGGTGGTGCGCTTTCTGCCGCACCGGCTGGTGCTGGCGCTGGCCGAGAAGGCCGCAGACTGGGCGAGTAACAACGGCGCGGGCATGAACCAGCTCTGCAAGAACCTTATGCGCGTCGTCGGCCCGGAAAACGTCACCCGCAGGCTAGTGCGGGATTCGGTGCGCTCTTATGCCCGCTATTGGGCGGAGGCGTTCCGCCTGCCGTCGCTAGCCGGCGACCCGGAGCTATTGGACCGACTGCAGAGCGGGATCGTTGGTGAAGAGCGTTTCCAGCGCTCTTTTTCTTCGGGCCGCGGGGTGATCCTCGTCCTCCCGCACACCGGTAACTGGGATATGGCCGGCATGTACGTCACGGGCAGGTACACCACGTTTACCACTGTCGCTGAGCGGGTGCGCCCGGAGGTGCTTTTCGACGCCTTCGTGGATTATCGCCGCCAGCTGGGCTTCGAGGTGCTCGCCCACGCCGGCGGCCCGGCGCCAATGGGCCGGTTGCGCGAGGTACTCGAAGATGGCGGTGTTGTGTGCTTGGTCGGCGAGCGAGACCTTAAAGGCCACGGGGCGAAGGTGGAGTTTTTCGGCGAGGAGACGACGATGCCGACGGGCTCGGTGGACCTCGCGCGCGAGACCGGCGCTGCGCTGCACGTGGTGCATTGCTGGTTTGCCGGCAGCCAGTGGGGCTTTAGCGTCGGCGAGGAAGTGGCGCACACCACTCAGGCGCAGATGATGCAAGAAGTCGCCGACCAGTTCGCCCGGAATATCGCTGCCCACCCCGAGGACTGGCATATGCTGCAGCCGCTGTGGCCGAAGGATAGGAAGCGGCGCCGGAAGGCCCGGTCCGGTCGGGAGGTGTAACCATGCGAGTGGGACTCGTGTGCCCCTATTCCTTCGACCAGCCCGGCGGTGTGCAGGCGCACGTCCTGGACCTTGCCGCCCAGCTGCGCGACCGCGGGCACGTCGCCCAGGTCCTCGGACCGGCAAGCCTAGACACCGAGATGCCGGAATGGGTGGTCAAAGGCGGGCGCTCTATCGCCATTCCCTACAACGGTTCCGTGGCGCGGTTGGCGATCGGCCCGCACGTGGTCCGCGCAGTCGATACGTTCATCCGCGGCGGGCGGTTCGACATCTTGCACATCCACGAGCCGAACTCGCCGAGCTTTTCTATGGTGGCGCTCGCCCGCGCGCGTGGGCCCATTGTGGCCACCTACCATGCCTCGGCGAGCGGCTCGAAACTGCTGAAAACGTTTCTTCCGGTGTTGCGCCCCGCGCTGGAGAAGATCCGCGGCGGTATCGCGGTCTCTGAGCTCGCCCGGCGCTGGCAGGTCGAGCAGCTCGGCGGCGACCCGGTGCTCATCCCCAACGGCGTCAACACTCGGGCCTTTACCCAGGCGCGCACGGCACACGCGGGGCTCGTAGCGCCAAGCGCAGACACCCGGCCGGTGCGCGTGGTGTTTCTGGGCCGCATCGACGAGCCGCGCAAAGGTTTAACCGTGTTGTTGGCGGCGCTCGATCGGATGACGCTGCGTAGCAAAGTGCACGTCACGGTGATCGGGGGCGGGCGCGCCCCGCAGGCGGCGGGGGTGGACTTTGTCGGGCGGGTCGACGAGGCTAAGAAGGCGGAGCTATTGGGGTCCGCGGACCTCTACGTCGCGCCGAATCTCGGCGGCGAGAGCTTCGGCATCGTGCTGGTCGAGGCCATGGCAGCCGGCTGCGCGGTCGTCGCCAGCGACTTGGAGGCTTTTGCCGCGGTGTGCGCTGCCGAGCGCACGGACCCGGCCGGTGTCTTGTTCCCGGTCGGCGACGCCGCGGCGTTAGCTCAGACCCTCGACCGGCTGGTCGCCGATCCGCAGCTGCGGGCGTGCTATCAGGCCCGCGGGGTGATCCGGGCGCGGCGCTACGACTGGGCGGACGTGACCAGGAGGATCGAGGCGGTCTATGAGACCGTAGCGGACGGCACGACGGTGCGGGTGGGCAGATGAGTACCTGGTTGGTCGTCTCTGCGGTGGCGCTTGCCGTGGTGGTGGCGATGTGGGCGTTGCTCACGGCGCAGCGGCTGAATCGCTTGCACATCCGCACCGATGCCGCGCTGCAGAATCTAGGCCACGCGCTCGATCACCGGGCGAGCCTGGCAGAAGTGCTCTTAGGGGCCGATGACCCGGGGCTGGCCGCGGCCGCCGAGCGCGCCCAGGCCGTGGAGGTGCGCTGGGAAAACCTCGCCGAACGGGTAGCGCGAGAACGCGAGCTCGCCGCGCTGGTCGACGCGCATTTCGCGTCGGACAGCTCGTCTCTCGCCGCCGCAAACGCTCGGGTAGAAATGGCGATGCGGTTTTATAACGACGCGGTGCGCGTGACCCGAGGCCTGCGGCTGCGGCCGATGGTGCGGCTGTTTCGGCTGGGCGGTACCGCGAAGTTGCCGAAATATTTCGAAGAGACGCACCGTGCGGCTGTGTCGCATGACACAATGGGGGAGTCGGACTCCTAGACCGCCGATAGAAAGGTCGACCATGCCGCGCTTCGAAGACATCCTCCACCTGGAGAGAATCGACACGGATATCTTTCGCGGCGCCGCTTTTCCTAGCAAACTGAAGCGGACCTTCGGCGGACAGGTGGCGGCACAGGCGCTGGTAGCCGCCGTCGCCACGGTGGCGGACGAGCGCACTGTGCATTCCCTGCATGGCTATTTTCTGCGCCCGGGCAGGTCCGAGGAGCCGACGGTTTTCCTCGTCGACCGGCTGCGTGACGGGCGCAGCTTCTCGGCACGCGCGGTGCGCGCGGTTCAGGGTGGCCAGACGATTTTTAGCATGCAGGCCAGCTTTCATCGCCGCGGCGATCACGGTCCTGATCACTCCGATCAGATGCGCAAGGTCCCGCCCCCGGAGGGCGTGCCCGAGCTGGCCAGATTGAACCCAGATCGCGTCGGCGAGTTGCTCAAGGAATGGGGTGACTGGGACTTAAGGGTAGTTTCGCCGGACTGCTATGAGTCCAATAAATACGCCGCTAGCCAGCAGGTAGTCTGGTTTCGTTCGAGGCACAAGCTGCCGGACGCCGCCGGGTTTCACCAGTGCACGCTCGCCTATATGTCTGATATGACTCTGCTGCACTCTGCGTTAGTGCCTCACCCTGGGCAGGAGGTGCAGATGGCGAGCCTGGACCATGCCCTGTGGTTTGTC
Protein-coding sequences here:
- the thrS gene encoding threonine--tRNA ligase, giving the protein MALTSEIRHYDPIPVAAGTTVGAAMREAGLPTKGAEAIVVAKDAAGELKDLSFVPDADAEFLPVPADSDDGRAVIRHSCAHVLAQAVQAEFPGTKLGIGPAVDNGFYYDFDVATPFTPEDLKTLEKRMKKIIKSGQRFERRVWQSADEARQALADEPYKLELIEDKGNVDPDSDEATEVGAGELTAYDNVNPRTGEVEWFDLCRGPHVPTTRFIPAFSLTRTSAAYWRGDQRNAGLQRVYGTAWESKEKLAEYEHMLAEAEKRDHRRLGQELDLFSFPDEVGSGFPVFHPDGGIVRLEMEEHSRRRHLEAGYSFVNTPHVTKGELFKTSGHLDWYADGMFPPMQLDGETDEAGNVTKPAQDYYVKPMNCPIHNLIFASRGRSYRELPLRLFEFGTVYRYEKSGVVHGLTRARGFTQDDAHIYCTEDQLEEELTSVLEFIISLLRDYGLDDFYLELSTKDPEKFVGSDEVWQRATRILADVATKSGLDLVPDEGGAAFYGPKISVQARDAIGRTWQMSTVQLDFNLPERFELEYTAPDGSKQRPIMIHRALFGSIERFFGVLLEHYAGAFPAWLAPHQVVGIPVADEFNAYLEDVARQLRSRRIRAEVDTSDDRMQKKIRNHTTAKSPFMLLAGKRDVEAGAVSFRFLDGTQVNGVPVASAVAAIASWVESRRNDQPTQESMTVLLEGVAGGGVQGA
- a CDS encoding HIT family protein, which translates into the protein MPQRNEDAGKEGEPAGCVTDRGVGEPDGLERLWAPYRMDYITTRPDGTDAKSGGCSKGSGDPFVDAPKMSDEDALIVARGQEVYCILNLFPYNAGHMMVIPYRQVVNIEDLTASESREMMEFAQEAVRTLKQVSHPDGVNIGFNLGHGSGGSVRSHLHMHVVPRWSGDANFMTILGGTKVLPQLLSTTRQLLAESWGRAC
- the pgsA gene encoding phosphatidylinositol phosphate synthase, with translation MLSVAGRRPAAVVVEPVARAVLRAGLTPNVVTVLGTVLTCVATLVLIPSDHLFAAAIVCAVCTSADLIDGTMARLRGGGTAFGATLDASCDRITDGALFGAIVWWLVFVDSADRPTVAAALVVLVSSQVISYVKARGEAGGLAITGGLIERAERLIVGLVGLGLEGLGVAYALEVAIWVLAAGSVFTVCQRLWRASKDPGARRTIAPPAGATDAGSAVSPDDSAAGAAKTIQNRRGRRK
- a CDS encoding phosphatidylinositol mannoside acyltransferase, encoding MNKPFFAPDFAALGYLLGWRVVRFLPHRLVLALAEKAADWASNNGAGMNQLCKNLMRVVGPENVTRRLVRDSVRSYARYWAEAFRLPSLAGDPELLDRLQSGIVGEERFQRSFSSGRGVILVLPHTGNWDMAGMYVTGRYTTFTTVAERVRPEVLFDAFVDYRRQLGFEVLAHAGGPAPMGRLREVLEDGGVVCLVGERDLKGHGAKVEFFGEETTMPTGSVDLARETGAALHVVHCWFAGSQWGFSVGEEVAHTTQAQMMQEVADQFARNIAAHPEDWHMLQPLWPKDRKRRRKARSGREV
- a CDS encoding glycosyltransferase family 4 protein; protein product: MRVGLVCPYSFDQPGGVQAHVLDLAAQLRDRGHVAQVLGPASLDTEMPEWVVKGGRSIAIPYNGSVARLAIGPHVVRAVDTFIRGGRFDILHIHEPNSPSFSMVALARARGPIVATYHASASGSKLLKTFLPVLRPALEKIRGGIAVSELARRWQVEQLGGDPVLIPNGVNTRAFTQARTAHAGLVAPSADTRPVRVVFLGRIDEPRKGLTVLLAALDRMTLRSKVHVTVIGGGRAPQAAGVDFVGRVDEAKKAELLGSADLYVAPNLGGESFGIVLVEAMAAGCAVVASDLEAFAAVCAAERTDPAGVLFPVGDAAALAQTLDRLVADPQLRACYQARGVIRARRYDWADVTRRIEAVYETVADGTTVRVGR
- a CDS encoding acyl-CoA thioesterase, encoding MPRFEDILHLERIDTDIFRGAAFPSKLKRTFGGQVAAQALVAAVATVADERTVHSLHGYFLRPGRSEEPTVFLVDRLRDGRSFSARAVRAVQGGQTIFSMQASFHRRGDHGPDHSDQMRKVPPPEGVPELARLNPDRVGELLKEWGDWDLRVVSPDCYESNKYAASQQVVWFRSRHKLPDAAGFHQCTLAYMSDMTLLHSALVPHPGQEVQMASLDHALWFVREFRADDWLLYDQTSPSAHSGRALTSGRIFNRAGELVAVATQEGLVRTSRG